Proteins found in one Amycolatopsis umgeniensis genomic segment:
- a CDS encoding NB-ARC domain-containing protein produces the protein MKPVEASEKRSVFGKLLLEHRRAAGWTQERLAEASGLSVRALRELEHGRARAAQQRSSEVLADALGLTGGDREFFLTVAKQGRRRNPALAAQVAATCSLPAPVADLSGRESELDQLSAKVAEGGGVVAIVGQAGVGKTALAVTAADRWRVDFPDGSYAVDLRGMDEEPLSPRAALDRLLRALDVAPGQVPASESERSALLRMLLAGRKVLLLLDNAADEAQVRPLLVTGPGCLTLITCRRTLAGLEGARWLGLEPLSDGGATGLLAKIIGADRVRAEPGAARELVELCGYLPLAVRIAGNRLATRPQWSLAHLADRLRDEGTRLRALAAGDLQLRSAFDLSYRAVSAGARRLFRRLATVPGADFGLELAGVVSGASDADVREHLDELVDASLLQATAEPERHQFHDLIRLFAEERFEAEEDPAARDTVLVHLLDKAADAARLFYPEAPETGRFGSRDEGARWLDVEGENWIAAQRVAARKGWHREVSDLAVALHWYSDGRSAQRPWLEIFSLGAAAASELGNAGDEAKLLNFVGWACSVCLDDEEGAVAAHRRALEIATRIGDRTEQAWASIYLGQVLRYVGRSDEAFEYAKRGYESADELPFWDGQNSARNAYGRSLLAAGRQSEALAVHRAVLADAERLAADTYPGLHRMLKALTLRAIGDVLGDLAEWREAAGYYRTSRWLSWEGGFASMEAICAFREGRAWREAGAFEEARECLALAVELSPEPSFSARREQALAELALLPDA, from the coding sequence GTGAAACCGGTGGAGGCGAGTGAGAAGCGGTCGGTGTTCGGAAAGCTCCTGCTCGAACACCGGCGGGCCGCGGGCTGGACACAGGAGCGGCTGGCCGAGGCCTCCGGTCTCAGCGTCCGCGCCCTGCGCGAACTGGAACACGGCCGCGCACGAGCCGCCCAGCAGCGTTCCTCGGAAGTGCTCGCGGACGCGCTCGGCCTGACCGGCGGCGACCGGGAGTTCTTCCTGACCGTCGCGAAACAGGGGCGGCGCCGGAACCCCGCGCTGGCCGCCCAGGTCGCCGCGACCTGCTCGCTGCCCGCGCCCGTCGCGGATCTGTCCGGCCGGGAAAGCGAACTGGACCAGCTGTCCGCGAAGGTCGCCGAGGGTGGCGGCGTGGTCGCGATCGTCGGGCAGGCCGGGGTCGGGAAGACCGCGCTCGCGGTGACGGCGGCCGACCGGTGGCGCGTCGATTTCCCGGACGGGAGCTACGCGGTCGACCTGCGCGGGATGGACGAAGAACCGCTGAGCCCCCGTGCCGCGCTCGACAGGCTGTTGCGCGCGCTGGACGTCGCGCCGGGGCAGGTGCCCGCCTCCGAAAGCGAACGGTCGGCGTTGCTGCGGATGCTTCTCGCAGGCCGGAAGGTGTTGCTGCTGCTCGACAACGCGGCCGACGAGGCGCAGGTCCGGCCGCTGCTGGTCACCGGGCCCGGCTGTCTCACGCTGATCACCTGCCGCCGGACGCTCGCCGGACTCGAAGGCGCCCGCTGGCTGGGGCTCGAGCCGCTTTCTGACGGCGGCGCGACCGGCCTGCTCGCCAAGATCATCGGCGCGGACCGGGTGCGCGCGGAACCCGGCGCGGCGCGGGAACTCGTCGAACTGTGCGGATACCTGCCGCTCGCGGTCCGGATCGCGGGCAACCGGCTCGCCACCCGGCCGCAGTGGTCCCTCGCCCACCTGGCCGACAGGCTGCGCGACGAAGGCACCCGCCTGCGCGCGCTCGCGGCGGGCGATCTGCAACTGCGGTCGGCGTTCGACCTGTCCTATCGCGCGGTTTCGGCCGGGGCACGACGGTTGTTCCGGCGGCTGGCGACCGTTCCGGGTGCCGACTTCGGTCTCGAACTCGCGGGTGTCGTGTCCGGCGCGAGCGACGCCGACGTCCGTGAGCACCTCGACGAACTCGTCGACGCCAGCCTCCTGCAGGCCACCGCCGAACCGGAACGTCACCAGTTCCACGACCTGATCCGCTTGTTCGCCGAGGAACGGTTCGAGGCGGAGGAGGACCCGGCCGCGCGGGACACCGTGCTCGTCCACCTGCTCGACAAGGCGGCCGACGCGGCCCGGTTGTTCTACCCGGAGGCACCGGAGACCGGACGCTTCGGCTCGCGGGACGAGGGCGCCCGCTGGCTGGACGTCGAAGGCGAGAACTGGATCGCCGCGCAACGGGTGGCGGCGCGGAAGGGCTGGCACCGGGAAGTCAGTGATCTCGCCGTCGCGCTGCACTGGTACTCCGACGGACGGAGCGCGCAGCGGCCGTGGCTGGAGATCTTCTCGCTCGGCGCGGCCGCGGCGAGCGAACTCGGCAACGCCGGGGACGAGGCGAAGCTGCTCAACTTCGTCGGCTGGGCGTGCAGCGTCTGTCTCGACGACGAGGAAGGCGCCGTGGCGGCGCACCGGCGCGCGCTGGAGATCGCCACCCGGATCGGCGATCGCACCGAGCAGGCCTGGGCGTCCATCTATCTCGGCCAGGTGCTGCGGTACGTCGGGCGGAGCGACGAAGCCTTCGAATACGCGAAGCGCGGGTACGAGTCGGCGGACGAACTGCCGTTCTGGGACGGGCAGAACTCGGCGCGGAACGCCTACGGACGTTCGCTGCTCGCGGCCGGGCGGCAGTCCGAAGCGCTCGCCGTCCACCGCGCCGTCCTCGCCGACGCCGAACGGCTGGCGGCCGACACGTACCCGGGTCTCCACCGGATGCTGAAGGCGCTGACCCTGCGCGCGATCGGCGACGTGCTCGGGGATCTCGCCGAATGGCGGGAAGCGGCGGGCTACTACCGCACCAGCCGGTGGCTCTCGTGGGAAGGCGGATTCGCCTCGATGGAAGCGATCTGCGCGTTCCGTGAGGGACGTGCGTGGCGGGAAGCGGGCGCCTTCGAGGAGGCGAGGGAGTGTCTCGCCCTGGCCGTCGAACTCTCCCCCGAGCCGTCGTTCAGCGCCCGGAGGGAACAGGCGCTGGCCGAACTGGCACTCCTTCCGGACGCCTAG
- a CDS encoding amidase: MAGDDFTWLDATAQAELVRTRQVSPLELLDAAIARIERLDGELNAVVSRRFEQARREAVTSRGQGPFRGVPMLLKDFLCHTAGDPVHGGMRVLRDRDWRARSDSYLAARLRAAGFLFCGRTNTPELATSITTEPLLHGATRNPWDPARSPGGSSGGSAAAVASGMVPVAHGNDMAGSIRIPAAACGLVGLKPSRARTSLGPDFGEYWGQVTHEHVLTRSVRDTAAVLDVTAGAAPGDPYAAPPPERPYRTEVGADPGRLRIGYRITAPGTCETAHADCVAAVERTARLLESLGHQVAPTAAAALDAPGMFDAMPPLLAAAVAWELDAWSERLGEQLPTSVLEPMNAMLAEAGRSVTAVQWLAGSLSSQRWARGVAALWEDELDVLLTPTSPAPPAALGELAPDAKSPGELAAGIATGAAFTAPFNITGQPAISLPLHWNAEGLPIGVQLVAAQDREDVLIRLAAQLEEAAPWSARRPEGVPVRPAPVPSGR; encoded by the coding sequence ATGGCTGGCGATGATTTCACCTGGCTGGACGCGACGGCTCAGGCGGAACTGGTCCGCACCCGGCAGGTGTCACCGCTGGAACTGCTCGACGCGGCGATCGCGCGTATCGAAAGGCTCGACGGCGAACTCAACGCCGTGGTCAGCAGGCGGTTCGAGCAGGCGCGGCGTGAGGCGGTGACGTCGCGGGGACAGGGGCCGTTCCGTGGCGTGCCGATGCTGCTGAAGGATTTCCTCTGCCACACCGCGGGCGATCCGGTGCACGGCGGCATGCGCGTGCTTCGGGACCGCGACTGGCGCGCGCGGTCGGACTCGTACCTCGCCGCACGCCTGCGGGCGGCGGGTTTCCTGTTCTGCGGCAGGACGAACACGCCGGAACTGGCGACGAGCATCACCACCGAACCGCTCCTCCACGGCGCGACACGGAATCCGTGGGATCCGGCGCGCTCGCCCGGCGGATCGAGTGGCGGTTCGGCCGCCGCGGTGGCCTCGGGCATGGTCCCCGTCGCCCACGGCAACGACATGGCGGGCTCGATCCGGATCCCGGCGGCGGCCTGCGGGCTGGTCGGGCTGAAGCCGAGCCGCGCGCGGACCAGCCTCGGTCCGGACTTCGGCGAATACTGGGGACAGGTCACCCACGAACACGTCCTGACCCGGTCGGTCCGGGACACGGCGGCCGTTCTCGATGTCACGGCGGGAGCCGCTCCGGGCGACCCCTATGCCGCACCGCCGCCCGAACGTCCTTATCGGACGGAGGTCGGCGCGGATCCCGGCCGTCTGCGGATCGGGTACCGGATCACCGCGCCGGGCACCTGCGAAACCGCGCACGCCGATTGTGTCGCCGCCGTCGAACGCACCGCCCGTCTGCTCGAATCCCTCGGCCACCAGGTCGCGCCCACCGCGGCGGCCGCACTGGACGCGCCCGGGATGTTCGACGCCATGCCCCCGTTGCTCGCGGCCGCGGTCGCCTGGGAACTCGACGCCTGGTCCGAGCGCCTCGGGGAACAGCTGCCCACGTCCGTTCTGGAGCCGATGAACGCGATGCTCGCCGAAGCGGGCCGATCGGTCACCGCCGTGCAGTGGCTCGCCGGATCGCTCTCGTCGCAGCGGTGGGCACGCGGGGTGGCGGCGCTCTGGGAGGACGAACTGGACGTCCTCCTCACCCCGACGTCACCCGCGCCGCCCGCCGCGCTCGGCGAGCTGGCCCCGGACGCGAAGTCGCCAGGGGAACTGGCCGCCGGCATCGCCACGGGCGCGGCGTTCACGGCGCCGTTCAACATCACCGGACAGCCCGCGATCTCCTTGCCCCTGCACTGGAACGCCGAGGGGTTGCCGATCGGCGTCCAGCTCGTCGCCGCACAGGATCGCGAGGACGTCCTCATCCGGCTGGCCGCCCAGCTGGAGGAAGCCGCGCCGTGGTCGGCTAGGCGTCCGGAAGGAGTGCCAGTTCGGCCAGCGCCTGTTCCCTCCGGGCGCTGA
- a CDS encoding TetR/AcrR family transcriptional regulator, translating to MTDADGQSPRERYRDQVRAEIKQRAWEQIAAAGVPALSLNAIAKQVGMSGPALYRYFASRDDLITALIRDAYRSLADTVRAAFDSGADLAGLAVTIRDWARSDPQRYFLIYGTPVPGYHAPEDTTAISAEVMAVLLEACRAITVEKPETPFDKHLEGHRDWAGDDPATSATLHRALAFWTRLHGVLSLELAGHFTGMKFDSDLLIADELDDLTKR from the coding sequence ATGACGGACGCGGACGGGCAGAGCCCGCGGGAGCGCTACCGCGACCAGGTGCGCGCGGAGATCAAGCAGCGCGCGTGGGAGCAGATCGCCGCCGCCGGTGTCCCCGCGCTGTCGCTCAACGCGATCGCCAAGCAGGTGGGCATGAGCGGCCCGGCGCTGTACCGGTACTTCGCCAGCCGAGACGACCTCATCACCGCGCTCATCCGCGACGCCTACCGAAGCCTCGCCGACACCGTCCGGGCGGCGTTCGACTCCGGCGCCGACTTGGCCGGCCTCGCCGTCACCATCCGGGACTGGGCCCGGAGCGACCCTCAGCGCTACTTCCTCATCTACGGCACGCCCGTCCCCGGCTACCACGCGCCCGAAGACACCACCGCGATCTCGGCCGAAGTCATGGCCGTCCTGCTCGAAGCGTGCCGAGCGATCACCGTGGAGAAGCCGGAAACCCCGTTCGACAAGCATCTGGAAGGCCACCGCGACTGGGCGGGCGACGATCCGGCCACGTCCGCGACCCTGCACCGCGCGCTCGCCTTCTGGACCCGTCTGCACGGCGTGCTCTCGCTCGAACTCGCCGGCCACTTCACCGGTATGAAGTTCGATTCCGATCTGCTGATCGCGGACGAATTGGACGACCTCACGAAGCGATGA
- a CDS encoding helix-turn-helix transcriptional regulator: MNRGGKSTRGTDRVRVAVHAPDLLAGLGTTSILGADERLNVLSDTDLGRAEVIVTVGDSIGDGVFTFLRQVRAASSLASPPRCVIVTDHFPVQVLMTAIECGMAALLPRRDLDSEHLVRTILAVSQGAGALPPRLQGSLLSQLERIQEDLLVPNGLALSGLSDREREVLRLLADGHGTEEIAAKLAYSESTVKNVLHRVMARYGLHNRTHAVAFALRTGSI, encoded by the coding sequence ATGAATCGCGGAGGCAAGAGCACCAGGGGGACCGACCGCGTCAGAGTCGCCGTGCACGCCCCGGATCTCCTGGCCGGGCTCGGCACGACGAGCATTCTCGGCGCCGACGAACGACTGAACGTGCTGTCCGACACCGACCTCGGACGGGCCGAGGTGATCGTGACGGTCGGGGATTCGATCGGCGACGGCGTTTTCACGTTCCTGCGCCAGGTTCGCGCCGCGTCGTCGCTCGCGTCACCGCCGAGGTGCGTGATCGTCACCGACCATTTCCCGGTCCAGGTCCTGATGACGGCGATCGAATGCGGCATGGCCGCGTTGCTGCCGCGGCGCGACCTCGACAGCGAGCATCTGGTGCGGACGATTCTCGCGGTCAGCCAAGGCGCGGGCGCGCTGCCACCGCGACTGCAGGGCAGCCTGCTCTCCCAGCTCGAGCGAATACAGGAAGACCTGCTGGTGCCCAACGGTCTCGCGTTGTCCGGGCTGTCCGACCGGGAGCGGGAAGTCCTCCGGCTGCTGGCCGATGGCCATGGCACGGAAGAGATCGCGGCCAAACTCGCCTATTCGGAGAGCACGGTGAAGAACGTCCTCCATCGGGTCATGGCGAGGTACGGACTCCACAACCGGACGCACGCGGTCGCGTTCGCCCTGCGGACCGGCTCGATCTGA
- a CDS encoding TetR family transcriptional regulator, giving the protein MDTLDTLRTRKKAATRHSLHEAALRLAMEHGLDGVTVEDIADAVGVSRRTFSNYFANKEDAILHADRERTGLLVSLVEGRPSGEKPWEALRAACRELYRAHPVPDREWVAQLRLLRRHPSLLAQQASDQFALERDLTAVLLARGHGLDQELARLTAATFLATLRTGNVLWLEGPDDQPLPDVVDRVLSRVQLR; this is encoded by the coding sequence GTGGACACCCTCGACACGCTCCGCACCCGCAAGAAGGCGGCGACGCGGCACTCCCTGCACGAGGCCGCGCTGCGCCTGGCGATGGAGCACGGTCTCGACGGGGTGACCGTCGAGGACATCGCCGACGCGGTCGGGGTGTCCCGGCGGACGTTCTCGAACTACTTCGCGAACAAGGAAGACGCGATCCTGCACGCCGACCGCGAGCGGACCGGGCTGCTGGTGTCGCTGGTCGAAGGCAGGCCGTCCGGCGAGAAGCCGTGGGAAGCGCTGCGCGCCGCGTGCCGGGAGCTGTACCGGGCGCATCCCGTCCCCGACCGCGAATGGGTGGCGCAGCTACGGCTGCTGCGTCGGCATCCGTCGCTGCTCGCGCAGCAGGCCAGCGACCAGTTCGCCCTGGAGCGTGACCTGACGGCGGTGCTGCTCGCCAGGGGGCACGGTCTCGACCAGGAGTTGGCCCGGCTCACGGCGGCGACGTTCCTCGCCACTCTGCGGACCGGGAACGTGCTGTGGCTGGAAGGTCCGGACGATCAGCCGCTTCCCGACGTCGTGGACAGGGTGCTGAGCCGCGTTCAGCTCCGGTGA
- a CDS encoding MDR family MFS transporter, which yields MKTDGTTAAAPSGAMGHRQVLESLSGLLLALLVAMISSTVVSTALPLIIGSLNGTQTQYTWVVTATLLAATATTPIWGKLADLFNKKTLVQIAIVIFVIGSTISGFSQNTGQLIAARAFQGIGVGGLQALVQVVIAAIIPPRERGRYNGYLGAVMAVATVGGPLLGGLIVDVPWLGWRWCFFVGVPIAVLAFAVLQRTLKLETVRRENVRVDYLGAGLIAAGVSVLLIWVSFVGNTFDWLSWQTAVMVVGGAVLLVFAVMVERKVREPVVPLHIITQRTPALAIVASLAVGMAMFGGAVFLGQYFQVGRGYSPTEAGLLTIPLMAGVLVSSTLSGRLISRTGRIKPYIVAGTITLVIGFLGLGTVDHASPLWLVGVAMAIVGIGVGMTMQNLVLAVQNTVPLRDLGSASASVTFFRSLGGTIGVSVLGAVLANRVTADLSTALHVPAGQASTGSVSALNLKTLPPEVQTIVHTVYGDATAHIFLISAAVGVVGVIAALLLKPLTLRTTLDVETKTETPADQVAG from the coding sequence ATGAAGACCGATGGAACGACGGCGGCGGCGCCGTCCGGCGCGATGGGGCACCGCCAGGTGCTCGAGTCGCTGTCCGGGCTGCTGCTCGCGCTGCTCGTGGCGATGATCAGCTCGACGGTCGTGTCGACCGCCCTGCCGTTGATCATCGGCTCGCTGAACGGCACGCAGACGCAGTACACGTGGGTGGTCACGGCCACCCTGCTGGCGGCGACGGCCACCACCCCGATCTGGGGCAAACTCGCCGACCTGTTCAACAAGAAGACGCTGGTCCAGATCGCGATCGTGATCTTCGTGATCGGCTCGACGATCAGCGGGTTCAGCCAGAACACCGGACAGCTGATCGCCGCCCGCGCGTTCCAGGGCATCGGCGTCGGCGGTCTGCAGGCGCTGGTCCAGGTCGTGATCGCGGCGATCATCCCGCCGCGTGAGCGCGGCCGCTACAACGGCTACCTCGGCGCGGTCATGGCTGTCGCCACGGTCGGCGGGCCGCTCCTCGGCGGCCTGATCGTGGACGTGCCGTGGCTGGGCTGGCGGTGGTGCTTCTTCGTCGGCGTCCCGATCGCGGTGCTCGCGTTCGCCGTGCTGCAACGCACCCTGAAACTGGAAACCGTGCGCCGCGAGAACGTGCGCGTCGACTACCTCGGCGCCGGTCTCATCGCCGCGGGCGTGAGTGTCCTGCTGATCTGGGTTTCCTTCGTCGGCAACACCTTCGACTGGCTGTCGTGGCAGACGGCCGTCATGGTGGTGGGCGGTGCCGTGCTCCTCGTGTTCGCGGTGATGGTGGAGCGGAAGGTCCGCGAACCCGTCGTCCCGCTGCACATCATCACCCAGCGCACCCCCGCGCTGGCGATCGTCGCGAGCCTCGCCGTCGGCATGGCGATGTTCGGCGGCGCGGTCTTCCTCGGCCAGTACTTCCAGGTCGGCCGCGGCTACTCCCCCACCGAAGCCGGTCTGCTGACCATCCCGCTGATGGCGGGTGTACTCGTCTCCTCGACCCTGTCCGGCCGCCTGATCAGCCGGACGGGGCGGATCAAGCCGTACATCGTGGCGGGCACGATCACCCTGGTGATCGGGTTCCTCGGACTGGGCACGGTCGACCACGCGTCGCCGCTGTGGCTGGTCGGCGTCGCGATGGCGATCGTCGGCATCGGTGTCGGCATGACGATGCAGAACCTCGTGCTCGCCGTGCAGAACACGGTTCCGTTGCGGGATCTGGGCTCGGCGAGCGCTTCGGTCACGTTCTTCCGGTCGCTCGGCGGCACCATCGGGGTCTCGGTGCTCGGCGCGGTGCTCGCGAACCGGGTCACCGCCGATCTGTCCACCGCGCTGCACGTGCCGGCGGGACAGGCGTCGACGGGCAGCGTCAGCGCGCTGAACCTCAAGACGCTGCCGCCGGAGGTCCAGACGATCGTGCACACCGTGTACGGCGACGCGACCGCGCACATCTTCCTGATCTCCGCGGCGGTCGGCGTCGTGGGCGTGATCGCGGCCCTGCTGCTCAAGCCGCTCACCCTGCGCACCACCCTCGACGTGGAGACGAAGACGGAAACCCCGGCCGACCAGGTCGCGGGATGA
- a CDS encoding universal stress protein, whose product MSTPGAFESTVERFGPPRRTSGRAILAGVDGSDTAMRAAAFAFGMARREGGRLIVAFVVCRTALTNLGPAVAATVEHDTTLQLYAELREQIREAAEELEVPVSFLKTYGDPYTALRDTADRNQVDTVVVGASQKAGHRFAGSVATKLIKAGHWPVLVVP is encoded by the coding sequence ATGAGCACCCCAGGGGCCTTCGAGTCCACAGTGGAGCGTTTCGGCCCGCCCCGGAGGACTTCGGGGCGGGCCATCCTGGCCGGGGTCGACGGCTCCGACACGGCGATGCGGGCGGCCGCTTTCGCCTTCGGCATGGCACGGCGCGAGGGCGGCAGGCTGATCGTCGCCTTCGTCGTCTGCCGCACGGCTTTGACCAACCTCGGGCCTGCCGTCGCGGCGACGGTCGAACACGACACGACCTTGCAGCTGTACGCCGAGCTTCGCGAACAGATCCGCGAGGCCGCCGAAGAGCTGGAAGTGCCGGTCAGTTTCCTGAAGACCTACGGCGATCCGTACACCGCGCTCCGCGACACCGCCGACCGCAACCAGGTCGACACGGTGGTGGTCGGCGCCTCACAGAAGGCGGGCCACCGGTTCGCGGGCTCCGTCGCGACGAAGCTCATCAAGGCCGGGCACTGGCCGGTGCTCGTGGTCCCTTGA
- a CDS encoding DMT family transporter, which produces MARQRVFADPRAQGVLGALAIALSAPLVALSGTSSTTATFFRCLFALPILVALARTRERGHRPTPAARRRHVLAGVLLGIDMVLWSEAILSVGAGVATALVNVQVVLVPLAGLLWFGERPSRLFWLSIPLMLAGTALAGGLADGGAAGSDPWYGTVMALLAGVAYAGYLLLLRRAGTEGGRTTMLATVTAASASVGGVSGLLAGNLDVTPPVSALVWLLVLAMTGQVVGWLLIGKALSALPASGGSAVLMLQPAAAILFGALLLGQWPTPLQLAGCALVVAAVGAVSFLGGRSSRDHEHRPVPGLDELRRDGAREPVARLL; this is translated from the coding sequence ATGGCCCGCCAGAGAGTTTTCGCCGATCCGCGCGCACAAGGAGTACTCGGTGCCCTCGCGATCGCCCTGTCCGCCCCGCTCGTCGCCCTGTCCGGCACGAGTTCGACGACGGCGACGTTCTTCCGCTGCCTGTTCGCGTTGCCGATCCTCGTGGCGCTGGCGCGAACGCGAGAGCGCGGGCACCGTCCCACCCCGGCCGCGCGGCGGCGGCACGTGCTGGCGGGTGTCCTGCTCGGCATCGACATGGTGCTGTGGAGCGAGGCGATCCTCTCCGTCGGCGCGGGTGTCGCGACCGCGCTGGTCAACGTCCAGGTCGTCCTGGTCCCGCTCGCCGGGCTGCTGTGGTTCGGCGAGCGGCCGTCACGGCTCTTCTGGCTGTCGATCCCGCTCATGCTGGCGGGGACGGCGCTGGCCGGGGGACTCGCGGACGGCGGCGCCGCGGGCAGCGATCCCTGGTACGGCACCGTCATGGCGTTGCTGGCGGGCGTGGCCTACGCCGGTTACCTCCTCCTGTTGCGGCGCGCCGGAACCGAAGGCGGCCGCACGACGATGCTCGCCACCGTGACCGCGGCCTCCGCGAGTGTGGGTGGCGTTTCGGGGCTGCTGGCCGGAAACCTCGACGTGACGCCGCCGGTTTCGGCGCTGGTGTGGCTGCTCGTGCTGGCCATGACCGGGCAGGTGGTCGGCTGGCTCCTGATCGGGAAGGCGCTGTCCGCCCTGCCCGCGAGCGGCGGGTCCGCCGTGCTCATGCTGCAACCCGCCGCCGCGATCCTGTTCGGGGCCCTCCTGCTCGGCCAGTGGCCCACGCCGCTGCAACTGGCGGGCTGTGCGCTCGTCGTCGCCGCGGTGGGAGCCGTCTCGTTCCTCGGCGGCCGGTCGTCAAGGGACCACGAGCACCGGCCAGTGCCCGGCCTTGATGAGCTTCGTCGCGACGGAGCCCGCGAACCGGTGGCCCGCCTTCTGTGA
- a CDS encoding LysR family transcriptional regulator: MSGDLSNVERLRMLHAVWRRGSLAAAAELLHVTPSAISQQLTKLEREAGTRLLVRHGRGVRLTPAGLLLAQRSDRVLAELRAARADLDSLTGETTGVVEIGAIPSGVHTFITPALTGLAVRHPGIEARLHEVEPEVALPALADGVFDVVVVESWENLPLTRPPDTRWTVLRDDSAMIVLPAGHRLATAESVLAEDLADEIWVAWARPTLANAWLRQTLRERGIEPTVRHTVSGFGTQFAVVAGLGAVTLVPSMATTIAPPTVVCTALGPPLHRQLYAVQPQGETRPAVAECVTALVEAARSWGG, from the coding sequence ATGAGTGGCGATCTGTCCAATGTGGAGCGGCTGCGGATGCTGCACGCGGTGTGGCGGCGGGGATCGCTCGCCGCGGCGGCCGAATTGCTGCACGTGACCCCGTCGGCGATCTCCCAGCAGCTGACCAAACTGGAACGGGAGGCGGGCACCCGGCTCCTCGTCCGGCACGGCCGCGGCGTGCGGCTCACCCCGGCGGGGCTGCTGCTCGCGCAGCGTTCGGACCGGGTCCTCGCCGAACTCCGGGCCGCCCGCGCCGATCTGGACTCGCTCACCGGCGAGACGACCGGTGTCGTCGAGATCGGCGCCATCCCCTCCGGGGTGCACACGTTCATCACGCCCGCGCTCACCGGCCTCGCCGTACGCCACCCCGGCATCGAGGCCCGGCTGCACGAGGTCGAACCGGAAGTGGCCCTCCCCGCGCTCGCCGACGGCGTCTTCGACGTCGTGGTCGTCGAGAGCTGGGAGAACCTGCCGCTCACCCGGCCGCCGGACACCCGCTGGACCGTCCTGCGCGACGACTCGGCGATGATCGTGCTCCCGGCCGGGCACCGGCTGGCGACCGCGGAGTCGGTTCTCGCCGAAGACCTCGCGGACGAGATCTGGGTCGCCTGGGCCCGGCCCACCCTGGCGAACGCCTGGCTCCGGCAAACCCTGCGCGAACGCGGGATCGAACCGACGGTGCGGCATACGGTCAGCGGTTTCGGCACCCAGTTCGCCGTCGTCGCCGGGCTCGGCGCTGTCACGCTGGTGCCGAGCATGGCCACCACGATCGCCCCGCCGACCGTGGTGTGCACCGCGCTCGGACCCCCGCTGCACCGTCAGCTCTACGCCGTGCAGCCCCAGGGTGAAACCCGGCCGGCGGTCGCCGAATGCGTCACGGCCCTGGTCGAGGCGGCCCGGTCTTGGGGCGGCTGA